GGACGCACCCGCAGATCGTCCAGAGAGACGCGATGACGTATAGACGGGAACTGCCGTCAAAACAGTACCGATACACTCAACAccagtagtatagtagtataaaaatgcaaaaatgatcTATAATCAGCAACCTGACCATTGAAGTAGTAGGTTTTAGAGTAAACAGTATATTTTGtgataatacaaattaatttgAAATTTGTTATCCACAGGGTTTCTGCCTACCTCAGGAGCTGATtgctggaggagatggagaaggtGCCACAGAATTTCACGACTATGAAGGTGGAGGAAttggagagggagagggcaaCAAGGATGTTACTGACAAAATTGAAAATGAAGATCAGGTAGGACATACGCAATAAAGTTGCATGTGGGATTTGTAAGTGGATGCAGATAATTGTGGTTTAATAGTGGTTTAAAGAGTACTCTAAATGGGAACAGACAGCTGAAAGAAAATGGACTTGAAATTAATACCCAGAAAGAAACATACAACAGTATGTACAATATATAACTTATAACTGGACTGGATGTGTAACTTGTATTTTTAACCCTATTTTTGCAGGTGGAAgacacactgaaggatgggcAGGAAAAGGAAGAACAACAAGACCAAGGAAACATTAAGTCTGAAGACAATGCTATTGAAATGTCTGAGGACTTTGATGGTCAGATGCATGATGGTGATCCAAAAGAAAGGGGTACTATACACAactacatatttacatattgcaAATGTACTTTAATTTCATGAATTGCTAAAAGATTATAATACATTTGGTGCTGATCATTTGTAGGTGAGGATGAGttggatgaagaagaggaggaagagctggACAAAAAGATGGGTGACTTGGGTGAAGGGCAAACAGACACCCTGGACGAGAGGTTGTGGGGAGATGAAGACAGCGATGCAGAGGAAGGCagcgagaaggaggaggagtatGGGCAGGGGATGGACCAGGTGCAGTATACGACTATTGGTAGTTCAAAGGAGaaatgcaatgttttatttacgctttcttaacatttgtgtttaattttcaGGGTGATTCTGAACTGGTGGCCAAAGATGACAACTTGGATGCTGCTGAGGCCAACAAGGAAAGAAAAAATCAGGACAGGGAAGAGCCCGGtgaggaggaaaaaaaggaGCAGATCCATGAGCAGGGTGATCAGGTGGGACTGTTTCTATATTAGACACCGTTTTAGGTAGAAATTACTGTGTAGTCACACAAGTGTGTCTGCTTCCTTAGAGGGAGTTTGATGAGAACGAAGTGGACCCATATCATGGACAACAGGACAAGCAGCCAGAGCCTGAAGCTATGGATTTACCCGAGGATCTGAACCTGGATCAGGAGGACGAAGGTGGAGATGACAATGACGGAGATGGTAAGATatagcagaaaaaacaaaactgaaatagtGGTGTTTATGTTTGGAAATTGgaaaaatgcacaaagcacACAGTACCCTGCTTTTCAACTTACTCTGTGTGGATACAACCATCAACACAGTATAGTCAGTATATATAAATTATccacaaaaaaaagtatatataaaatatCCACAACATATATTCTATTGGTGTAAGAAAATCTTGTTGCTCTGAAATTATTTTTGAAAGATTATGCAAAAGACATATGAGTGTATGAGCCCAATTATCTTGTTTATATGTACTATATGTTTGAGAATTTGGAGTAGTTTGCAtcacatgttttttctgtttttatgacaGAGGAGAATCCATTTGACattgatgaaaaaaacatggGCCTGGATGAGAAAGGGGAGGgtcaggaagaggaggacagaggagcagcaaATATGGAGGAGATACCTGAACAACAGGCAGAGGAGGATAATCAGGACGGACAGCCGGGAGACCAGAAcgatggagcagaggaagaagagagaaaagaggaagaggagggagatcAAGAGTCTGCTGAGAAACATGAAGGAGAAGACAAAGGTGAGACAGACCCAGCTAAAGGGGAAGACTGCACTGTTCCAAACTACCAAGGACTGGAACCAAAGGTACTCTCCCTTTCCAAATGTTTCTACCACAACACTAGCTTAAGCTGACCAGGTACGATGTTTTATGTGCATTGTCTTTCAGGACCATGAGGAACAGGAGGGTGATGAGGGGCAGCTAGAATCAACTGAGAGAAAAGAGCACAATGCAGATGGGCAGACTGGAGAGCAGAACGTTCAGAGCGACACAGCTGTGGAGTTGGGAGGAGAGGCATCTGAAAGGGATCAGGCCAAAGAGGTGCATGTTCTTCTGTAGACCAGAGTCATATTGTCCTCTATGAAGGTAGTTACCTGTTTGTGACCATCAGGAACATGGGAGTGGAGCTTCTGACGCCAACCAGTCTGAAGGACACCAGTCTCAACTCACAGCACAAATGGCCTCACAGCGTCAGACAGAGAAACAAACTCAGGTACAGTGTTTTGTACAGGAGCTGACTACAGTCGATCTGTTTGTTTGATTCTACATCTAAATGTTTCtccttaatgttttatttatgtattccaGAGCTACAAGAGAAAGCCTGGACAGGCTGACAATGAGCGCACCATTGGAGACTACAACCAATGCATCAACAAACGTCTGAGAACCATGGATAGGTTCTCAGAGCAGAATGATACCCAGGttgagggaaaaaaacaggTGCAACAGGAATCTGATCTGTATGAGCACATCAGGCAGGGAGAGAGCACCTATGATGAACAGACATATGGTCAGTAATGTGTGCAATTGTCTGCAAGTTAATGTACATGGTTTACTTAGTCCACAGCTTTTCACTGTAGAGCAATGTAAAACAAAGCAGTCTGCCTTTTAGATGTCGCCAGTGCAGAGCAGCAAAAAGCAGCAGGTCCTCATAAGGACCAGGAGCAGAATGATGAGGTTGCCATGGAaatagaggaagaggagcttcAAAGTGCTGAAGTTCCAACTCTGAACCCTGACAAGCAAGACACAACtaacaataaacaacaaaaaggtAGCACGAGCAGGAAATATGAGTCCCGGACTACTATAAGCCTCTTCTTGActactctgtcctctgtgtgaaGGAGGTGACAGTCAAGACATGGATGTCCACACACTGGAAGACAGCCAGGAGGACCAGGACAACTGGAAGGACAGACAGTTATTCAGCAGAGATGATTTAAAAGAGAGAAGTACAGAGTCCACCATCCACACAGTCCCTGAGTTGTTGTTGGAATCTGCTAAAGTATGTTATAATGGTAGCAGTCATTAAAAAGTACATCAAACCTGTGAATGATATCAACTCCTAacactttgtctgtgtttgcagAGAGCAGACCAAGATCcagaggagatgagaagagaTATGGAAAAACTGCTTGAAGCTTGCCATAAGCTTCCTGCAGGAAGCCCTGAGGAGGTGAGTTCTTAAAGATTGTCCAAGGCACTACTTTGTATCAGAGTGATGTAGTGTTTGTGTTGTCCAGGTGGGGGCAGCAGCCTGCCTATGGCAGCAATACCAGAGTGTGACCTCAGGCCTGTCTCAGCAGCTCTGCGAGCAGCTGCGTCTTATACTGGAGCCTACACAGGCTGCTAAACTCAGGTCAGTCCATTCACTGCTAAAAATCATCAATGGGGTTCTGTTTGTCTATTAACTGAGCTGTGTTTGCAGGGGGGACTACCGTACTGGGAAGCGCCTTAACATCAGGAAGGTCATCCCGTACATCGCCAGCCAATTTCGCAAAGACAAGATCTGGCTGCGTAGAACCAAACCCAGTAAACGGGAGTACCAGATCTGTTTAGCCCTGGACGACTCTTCGAGCATGGTGGATAACCACTCcaaacaggtctgaaccatgGAGTGCCTTTGACATCCCTGAAAACAAACCAGACGCCTAAATTATAATGGCACCTCTTTTCTCTTTGTGCCATGTGTTAGATGGCTTTTGAGTCCATGTCGGTCATCGTCAATGCCCTGACACTTCTGGAGGTGGGACAGGTGGCTGTGTGCAGGTAAGTGCCCCCCTTGGCCTCTCTGTAATGAGCTCAAGAGGCTTCATTCAGTCTAAAGTGGAACATGTTCTGTCCAGTTTTGGTGAGGAGGTACAGCTCCTTCACCCATTCCAACAGCAGTTCAATGACAAATCTGGAGCTCATATCCTCAGACTGTGCCAATTTCAACAGAAAAAGACAAAGATTGCTCAGGTAACACTTCGGTCATGCATGATTCTTTATCCATGCAAGTAATGTAGAAATTAtaagtattttctgttttttgcatCTGCAGTGTTTGGAAACATTGACCAAAATGTTTTTGGCATCAAGATTGCATGCTCCAGCATCTACAAAGTCAGGTACATGCCTAATAAAGTGTTTCTTTGTTGTAGCAGTTTTTATCCAAATTTTAAATTCTAGAGCAAAACATCAAACCATACCCATTAATTTACATAATCCCATTCTTATATTGTTACCAATGTACATCTTTTATATCGCCTATGTCCCTGTATTATATTAGTGTTTATTGGAAAATGGTGTGTCCACAGAGACTGCCCAACTGCTTTTGGTAGTGTCCGATGGCCGTGGGCTCTTCCtcgaagggaaggagagagtgatCGCTGCAGTGAGAGCAGCCCGCAGCGCCAATATCTTTATCATCTTTGTGGTTCTGGATAATCCCAACTCCAGAGTAAGCAACagcaaaatattataattttagtAAGCGGTTACTAAGCATTTCTTGTCTAATTCTTGGTCATCAATGCCATTCACTTTGTATTACGACAGGACTCCATTCTGGACATCAAGGTGCCCATATTTGGTGAGGTGGGAGAGATGCCGGAGATCCGCTCCTACATGGAGGAGTTCCCCTTCCCATTTTACGTGGTTCTCCGAGATGTGAATGTGCTGCCTGAAACTCTGAGCGATGCCTTGAGGCAGTGGTTTGAGCTGGTCACTGCAGCACATCAGTGATCATTCTAATGTACCTTTGTCTACAATTTTCTGGACTACTCTCTGTACTAAGTGGACCATACTGTAACGTCACTGTCACAGAAGTGCCTTAGAGAGGAAAGAAAATCTTCTGAATTGTAATGCACTCAAATGTTTTTAGGACTGTGAAGTTTATGCAGAATATGACTCAGTTAAAGAGAGTTCTTTGCTCCTCTCTGAATCTATCTGCCCTCTGTCTTCTACTCTGacatatatatgtaaatgaTCTGTAAATCATGTGTCTATGCTGGATCTCGAGCAATAAACACGTCAAACTGTTTTTGctgctgtgttttatgtttgagttaGTTTTACAATTTAGTCGATAGATTGTAATACTTATGCGTCACTGTAGGTGGCAGTAATCTTTTCCATCAGTTAGTAGATTTTATGATCAAAACATCCGGCTGAGCAAATATGGCCGTCACAAGGTTACCCACAGCGGctctttctctcaaacaggtACAAAACTGAATAAACCTTTTCTACCATTTGCGCTACAAGTCCTTTAAGCGTAACATAGTGATGCCTTTTAACAACTGCTCTACACTGTGCGCACTGATGTTCTCATAATCCTTCGAGACCCTATAATGGAGACCTTTTTGTCCTGTAAACATTAAGACACATGGTTTATTATTCGTTTAGAAATACCatattttgtgatgttttgtctGCGTGTATGGATAGCGGTTATTCATCAGATATACTAGGGACTGAAGTTTGTCATATGAAGGGAGTGCTTTGTAGAAACAAAGATATCAAGTCCCCATAAGgtatatctttaaatatttgatcaACAAGGTTTAATATTAAGATAAGGTTTTATTATGGCACGTATCAGTCACCAGGAAAAGAACGTAAGTTAGAGTGGAAAAAATAATTACACCCTTGGATGTTTGTAGTTCTTGCAGCGACAGAAGGTTTTGGGGATTTACAGGAACATGTTAAGGACCATCCGAGAAGTCCCAGATGCAGCTGACCAGAAGTACCTCAGAAACTGGGCCAGAGAGGAGTTCAAGCGGAACAAGAACGCCACTGATCCGGTAAAAGCGCACAGTCCAAAGTGATAACTATTTTAGCAGTTTAGCACTTGCAATTTATATTTGTACCATACTAAATGTTTGGTCTTTTTTAGGATGCCATTCGGATGATGATCACACAGGCAAATAATCACCTTGAAGAACTGCAGAGGTCTTTAGCCTTGGCCAGGTAGCATCTGGACATATGAAGGTCTGGATTGTCTAAGTAGTGTCCTCTGTGGGGAGGACATCATCACTGAGACTGAAATTGAGCCATTTGCAGATTATTGAAACCTGCACCCTATGGTTAAATGGTTACTGAATATACTACCCCAGTGTGTATCTGACAGTGGCCACATGTTGATGGGTATGACTAATGTAAGTTCTCAAACAATGTTTTATATAAGATTGTTAGGAAAAACTATAGGCAGCAGGttcttttaataaaaacaatgcTTTCCGGATTGTTTATTAAACACGCTTCATGTAattaatttgaagaaaaaaaacatgggaaGTTACCCTTCAGCAGTGCAAGCCTGTTAGTCTCTGCACTTCAAGCTTATTCTACTGTACTTTTCATCAAAACGTAATACCTCATATCAAAACAATTTCACTGTCATCAATACTTCACAATACACAAAAATGAGTTATAAAAATAGCTGAATATGAGTGTAACTTAATATGTACTAAAAATctaatgtttcacttttgtttctacTTGCATCGCTAAAACTATATTTTGTCCCTCTATTAAACACTGGTCAAACTGTTTTGAATCACTTTACAACAGAGGTTAGTTACATCTGTTACACTGAAATGAATCTTAAAACACCTCTGCTTCTGAAGGTTATACCTGTGTTCAGTTGTGGGCTGGAGCATAATCACTACTGTTTGGTCCAGATTCTGAGAGCGCCGTCCTTCAACTGTTAGAGCTGGCATTTCTTTGTCCACTGTGCCTTGTTCCACCCTCCTCAGAGGGACCTATGAGTCTAGGCAGTACTAGAATAGTAGGCATAGTAGAATGGCAGCTTTGATGGGCACATGGCTAATACATGCTAGGCTAGCACATGCTGTATCAGCTGCAGTGCTGCTGCGCTCTGAGCACTCGCAGCTCATCCTCCAGGTGTGTGATTCTGTCTAGGAGCGTGGCGCGGTCAGCCTGAGCCTTCTGCTCAGCCTGCCGTCTGGCCTCCTGCAGCTTCCTCTCATACCAGCGCTCCATCTGCATGGACACAGTTTCAAACAAGTGCTGAGTCACTTGCACAGCATGCCTGTCCCTTTCCTGACTCAGCGAGAGATCAGGTTGCTCCCTGAacacctccacacctcctctACTCTTAATCCTGCCCTGGGAGTGCTTCCGGCGGCTCTTGGCTCTGTCAAGGCTGCTGGCACGGTGCTTTCTGCTGCTGTCCAGATCAGAACCTGCCTGGTCCTTGTCCTTCCTCAGGTCTGGGGAGAGCATGGTTCGCTGCTTGGGCCGCACTACTGGATCAGAGGCTACATCTACTCCTTCTGTACAAAAATCACAACATGAACAATGAATGTGTATCAAAGACACAttttcattaaaacacattcatcCCCGATATGATCTTCAGAATGGAGATGAACATTTCAAAAATCTATTAATgtatttgtgttatattttgttaGTCTTCTCTAGATCTTTATCATTGGAAATCCTTACCTGCAGATGTATCCAAACGGACCACAAAGTAGTTAGCAGAGGTTGCTCTTGCCTCTGGAGTTCTGGTACCTGTAGCTCCAGCCTGGGAGGCCTCAGTCCTAGTTGTGTCAGGCATCAGAGTGAGCACGGCTGCTTCACTCGGACCATCAGTCTCACAGGAGCCGGGGTCCATGTTCTGAAGCTTGGACAGACACCAGCCCTTCAGCTCATTCACCAGAGACACCTGCTTTGACAAGAAGTAAGGGTACATTCACAACAcaagtataaatatataacagcTGCTCCGTCTGGAGGTAATGAAGTGGTCACCTGCCGCTTGTGACTCTCCTGACGCTCCTGAATGGCCCTTTGGTCAATCCTCTGCAGACACTGGCTCCTCTCGGCGCACACTCTCTCCAGGGTTAGCTTTTCAAGAGCTCGTATCTGGAATAAACCACAGCAAcatttcatttcacattttttgcaCCTAAAGCAAgacactaaaggtaaaagttgcATTTTACAACATCATCATTTccatagcacatttaaaacctaaatactaaaatgcaataaaaaatgtttaaaaacagAATTTAAAAATCATCTCAACTCATGTCATAATATTAAGAATGTGCTGTATGGTGCTTGGATACTGAGAAGGGCTCATACCTGGTGCTTGTTGCTGCAGTCCAGCTGGCCTAACTTTGCGTTCATCAGGTCCTGGACAGCATGGACCTCAGTTTTCATCTCCTCTTTGGTTGCCTCTAGCTGGTTCTCTAGTTTGCTGATGAGAGGTTCACAGCGACAGCCACTCAATGGTGCCTGCATAACCCTGCCATCCTTGGCACGGTATAGAGTGTACAGCTGGTAGGCCTTGTAGTTGTGAGGAGGTAAGGAATTGTGAGGGGACACTCCTCGTAGTTTTCCTTTTCGCCTGTGGAGAGTGCTGCTGTGTCTGGCCTCTTTACGTCGCAAGGGGTCAGACAGTGACTGCTGTACACATACAAACTTCTCAGTTTTAGCATTATCCGCTGTATCCATGTTTAAGCAGTAGGAAGAAATACCTTGCCCTGGTCTTTCTTGTCTTTAGTCTGTTTGCTGTTGGCTTGTTTGATCTCATCAGTCTTTTTAGATGCCAACTCGCTGCTAGGCGTGTCATCTGCTGCAGAGCCACTTTCCTGGAGACAAAACACATATCAAAAATATGTTAGCTCTAAATGGAAGTATGTTTCACTACATTTGGTTTGTAACATGCTCAGATGTACTAGTATGTGGTGTAACATGGCAAAGACAGTCACCAAATCAGAGCATCTTTCAAACACTGAGCATAGCGCACATGTGATACTATAGCTAATGCTATAGTATATGCTGTACCTTCAAGGGCAGCATTTCATCTCTGGGCACCGACTGAGCTCGGCCCTCAGCCTTcagtttctctcttctcttcctggCACTCCTGCCACGG
This sequence is a window from Periophthalmus magnuspinnatus isolate fPerMag1 chromosome 24, fPerMag1.2.pri, whole genome shotgun sequence. Protein-coding genes within it:
- the ankrd6b gene encoding ankyrin repeat domain-containing protein 6b isoform X2; its protein translation is MSPQNEVHALSERLLVASHKGQLQNVVHLINKGAEVAVTRFGRSPLHLAAHKGHIEVVHVLLRAGCDLDIQDDGGQTALHRAAVHGNTAVISALLQEGCALDRQDKDGNTALHEVSWHGFSQSVKLLVKAGANVHAKNKAGNTALHLACQNGHTQSAKVLLLGGSQPDTRNNTGDTCLHVAARYNHLPIMRILLGAFCSVSYKNLAGDTPLHVAAALNHKKTVSLLLEAGADSRICNSAGHTALDLAREHNNPQVALLLTKAPQSFVRGRSARKRREKLKAEGRAQSVPRDEMLPLKESGSAADDTPSSELASKKTDEIKQANSKQTKDKKDQGKSLSDPLRRKEARHSSTLHRRKGKLRGVSPHNSLPPHNYKAYQLYTLYRAKDGRVMQAPLSGCRCEPLISKLENQLEATKEEMKTEVHAVQDLMNAKLGQLDCSNKHQIRALEKLTLERVCAERSQCLQRIDQRAIQERQESHKRQVSLVNELKGWCLSKLQNMDPGSCETDGPSEAAVLTLMPDTTRTEASQAGATGTRTPEARATSANYFVVRLDTSAEGVDVASDPVVRPKQRTMLSPDLRKDKDQAGSDLDSSRKHRASSLDRAKSRRKHSQGRIKSRGGVEVFREQPDLSLSQERDRHAVQVTQHLFETVSMQMERWYERKLQEARRQAEQKAQADRATLLDRITHLEDELRVLRAQQHCS
- the lyrm2 gene encoding LYR motif-containing protein 2, which encodes MAVTRLPTAALSLKQFLQRQKVLGIYRNMLRTIREVPDAADQKYLRNWAREEFKRNKNATDPDAIRMMITQANNHLEELQRSLALAR
- the ankrd6b gene encoding ankyrin repeat domain-containing protein 6b isoform X3, which gives rise to MTSIGLEWDPLECPLMGLPSGCRTPSPVEQWSVDWLWSGSRAPEQQQWKNSEPWGALKGGQTALHRAAVHGNTAVISALLQEGCALDRQDKDGNTALHEVSWHGFSQSVKLLVKAGANVHAKNKAGNTALHLACQNGHTQSAKVLLLGGSQPDTRNNTGDTCLHVAARYNHLPIMRILLGAFCSVSYKNLAGDTPLHVAAALNHKKTVSLLLEAGADSRICNSAGHTALDLAREHNNPQVALLLTKAPQSFVRGRSARKRREKLKAEGRAQSVPRDEMLPLKESGSAADDTPSSELASKKTDEIKQANSKQTKDKKDQGKQSLSDPLRRKEARHSSTLHRRKGKLRGVSPHNSLPPHNYKAYQLYTLYRAKDGRVMQAPLSGCRCEPLISKLENQLEATKEEMKTEVHAVQDLMNAKLGQLDCSNKHQIRALEKLTLERVCAERSQCLQRIDQRAIQERQESHKRQVSLVNELKGWCLSKLQNMDPGSCETDGPSEAAVLTLMPDTTRTEASQAGATGTRTPEARATSANYFVVRLDTSAEGVDVASDPVVRPKQRTMLSPDLRKDKDQAGSDLDSSRKHRASSLDRAKSRRKHSQGRIKSRGGVEVFREQPDLSLSQERDRHAVQVTQHLFETVSMQMERWYERKLQEARRQAEQKAQADRATLLDRITHLEDELRVLRAQQHCS
- the ankrd6b gene encoding ankyrin repeat domain-containing protein 6b isoform X1 is translated as MSPQNEVHALSERLLVASHKGQLQNVVHLINKGAEVAVTRFGRSPLHLAAHKGHIEVVHVLLRAGCDLDIQDDGGQTALHRAAVHGNTAVISALLQEGCALDRQDKDGNTALHEVSWHGFSQSVKLLVKAGANVHAKNKAGNTALHLACQNGHTQSAKVLLLGGSQPDTRNNTGDTCLHVAARYNHLPIMRILLGAFCSVSYKNLAGDTPLHVAAALNHKKTVSLLLEAGADSRICNSAGHTALDLAREHNNPQVALLLTKAPQSFVRGRSARKRREKLKAEGRAQSVPRDEMLPLKESGSAADDTPSSELASKKTDEIKQANSKQTKDKKDQGKQSLSDPLRRKEARHSSTLHRRKGKLRGVSPHNSLPPHNYKAYQLYTLYRAKDGRVMQAPLSGCRCEPLISKLENQLEATKEEMKTEVHAVQDLMNAKLGQLDCSNKHQIRALEKLTLERVCAERSQCLQRIDQRAIQERQESHKRQVSLVNELKGWCLSKLQNMDPGSCETDGPSEAAVLTLMPDTTRTEASQAGATGTRTPEARATSANYFVVRLDTSAEGVDVASDPVVRPKQRTMLSPDLRKDKDQAGSDLDSSRKHRASSLDRAKSRRKHSQGRIKSRGGVEVFREQPDLSLSQERDRHAVQVTQHLFETVSMQMERWYERKLQEARRQAEQKAQADRATLLDRITHLEDELRVLRAQQHCS